In Xanthomonas sacchari, a genomic segment contains:
- a CDS encoding ribonucleotide-diphosphate reductase subunit beta, protein MAIALDRIKILEPLHPNRSTGIINGTTSGILNWNDIPYPSFYRAYKELSTNFWIPDEVDMKGDAKQYGELSAREKNAYDSIIGLLATLDSPQTRFIYNVAEYITDPAAHANAAIIGQQEVIHNESYSYVLASIAGLADQNRVFEIARTHPTIIARNQPIMQAYDDFMREKTAETLLRSLIQSSILEGINFYSGFAYFYNLVRQNRMTGTGKIISFINRDELAHTKFISELIRAIIGENAELQTNELTDYVHQAFEHAIRLETEWSSEVLDGIEGIDVDEMIQYVKYRANKMSGMLGIEKLYSGASDNVMPWIKAYADNFTETKTDFFEMRNASYKKTNSDNGFDDL, encoded by the coding sequence ATGGCCATCGCGCTCGACCGCATCAAGATCCTCGAACCACTGCACCCCAACCGGTCCACCGGCATCATCAACGGCACCACCAGCGGCATCCTCAACTGGAACGACATCCCGTACCCGTCCTTCTACCGGGCGTACAAGGAGCTGTCGACCAACTTCTGGATCCCCGACGAAGTGGACATGAAGGGCGATGCCAAGCAGTACGGGGAGCTATCGGCGCGCGAGAAGAACGCCTACGACTCGATCATCGGCCTGCTGGCCACGCTGGATTCGCCGCAGACGCGCTTCATCTACAACGTCGCCGAATACATCACCGACCCGGCCGCGCACGCCAACGCCGCGATCATCGGCCAGCAGGAAGTGATCCACAACGAGAGCTACTCGTACGTGCTGGCCTCGATCGCCGGCCTGGCCGACCAGAACCGCGTGTTCGAGATCGCCCGTACGCACCCGACCATCATCGCGCGCAACCAGCCGATCATGCAGGCCTACGACGACTTCATGCGCGAGAAGACCGCCGAGACCCTGCTGCGCTCGCTGATCCAGTCCTCGATCCTGGAAGGCATCAACTTCTATTCCGGCTTCGCCTACTTCTACAACCTGGTGCGGCAGAACCGCATGACCGGCACCGGCAAGATCATCAGCTTCATCAACCGCGACGAGCTGGCCCATACCAAGTTCATCAGCGAACTGATCCGCGCCATCATCGGCGAGAACGCCGAGCTGCAGACCAACGAGCTGACCGACTACGTGCACCAGGCCTTCGAGCATGCGATCCGCCTGGAGACCGAGTGGTCCTCGGAAGTGCTCGACGGCATCGAGGGCATTGACGTGGACGAGATGATCCAGTACGTGAAGTACCGCGCCAACAAGATGTCCGGCATGCTCGGCATCGAGAAGCTGTACAGCGGCGCCAGCGACAACGTGATGCCGTGGATCAAGGCCTACGCCGACAACTTCACCGAGACCAAGACCGACTTCTTCGAGATGCGCAACGCCAGCTACA